The Dendropsophus ebraccatus isolate aDenEbr1 chromosome 3, aDenEbr1.pat, whole genome shotgun sequence genome includes a region encoding these proteins:
- the LOC138787562 gene encoding serine/threonine-protein kinase SBK1-like, whose product MKGNHSSEFFIETVGAFTSMDQDSMASSKPEVQSILEGLVSIASRHLQERDLQKTHHIIRELGQGGFGSVLMVKEKRTGQEMALKLLHRKKTAEFSFLMELSVSFFLSSHPNIISIYGVGFKTGEYFGYTQELATHGDLFDLISPDEGLPEDDVKRCAIQISSALDFMEGKGLVHLDIKPENILVFNKDCHLIKITDFGLSQVKGSTTTRSSGTTSYMAPEMRQVSKQRPLVIDSSLDVWSFGVLLYILLTGEVPWQSADPTDQEFCNFVGWQKNFGKIDPPSLWRRLPPGVLRMFSGLLAIDYKRRSKCTEVLIFQDECWKEDFAESDRSDEMENNSVVESGPADIYLSNVSTTSILGVESCYLTPGSCHGEEHPDHGTDINQSPLMFIDDEISVYVGAEVEIE is encoded by the exons ATGAAGGGAAATCATTCTTCCGAATTCTTCATAGAAACTGTTGGCGCCTTCACCTCCATGGATCAG GACTCAATGGCTTCCAGTAAACCAGAAGTACAGTCCATCCTGGAGGGTCTGGTCTCCATTGCTTCCCGGCATCTGCAAGAGAGAGATCTCCAAAAGACTCACCATATCATCCGGGAACTTGGACAAGGCGGCTTTGGGTCTGTCCTCATGGTGAAGGAGAAGAGGACAG GTCAAGAAATGGCATTAAAGCTCCTGCATAGGAAGAAGACTGCAGAATTCTCCTTCCTCATGGAGCTCAGTGTCTCCTTCTTCTTGTCATCCCATCCGAATATCATTAGCATTTATGGTGTTGGATTTAAGACCGGAGAATATTTTGGATACACCCAGGAACTGGCGACACACGGAGATCTCTTTGATCTGATTTCACCTGAT GAAGGACTCCCAGAAGACGACGTGAAGAGATGCGCGATTCAGATCTCCAGTGCCCTGGACTTTATGGAGGGGAAAGGACTAGTGCATCTGGACATCAAACCAGAGAACATCCTGGTGTTCAATAAGGACTGCCACCTAATCAAAATTACCGATTTTGGACTTTCGCAGGTCAAGGGATCCACAACCACCAGAAGTTCGGGAACCACATCCTACATGGCACCAGAGATGAGGCAAGTTTCCAAACAGCGTCCATTAGTTATAGACTCATCTCTGGACGTCTGGTCCTTTGGTGTTCTTCTTTACATCTTGCTGACTGGGGAAGTTCCATGGCAGTCAGCAGATCCCACTGACCAAGAATTTTGTAATTTTGTTGGGTGGCAGAAGAATTTTGGAAAGATTGACCCACCGTCACTATGGAGGAGACTTCCACCTGGCGTGCTGAGAATGTTCAGCGGACTTTTAGCCATAGACTATAAGAGGAGGAGTAAATGTACTGAGGTTTTGATATTTCAGGATGAATGCTGGAAAGAGGATTTTGCGGAATCTGATAGATCAGATGAAATGGAAAACAATTCAGTTGTGGAATCTGGTCCAGCAGACATCTACCTCAGCAATGTCTCCACCACATCAATTCTTGGTGTGGAGTCCTGCTATTTGACCCCTGGCAGCTGTCATGGTGAGGAGCATCCAGATCATGGGACGGACATCAATCAATCTCCATTAATGTTCATAGATGACGAAATATCGGTCTATGTCGGGGCGGAAGTGGAAATTGAATGA
- the LOC138787563 gene encoding serine/threonine-protein kinase SBK1-like gives MASSKPEVQSILESLVSVASRHLRERDLQNTHHIIRELGQGGFGSVLMVKEKKTGQEMALKLLHRKKTAEFSFLMELSVSFFLSSHPNIIRIYGVGFKTGEYFGYTQELATHGDLFDLISPDEGLPEEDVKRCAIQISSALDFMEGKGLVHLDIKPENILVFEKDCHLIKITDFGLSQVKGFTTTKSSGTTSFMAPEMRQVSKQSPLVIDSSLDVWSFGVLLYILLTGEAPWQSADPTDQEFCNFVVWQKNFGKMDPPSLWRRLPPGVLRMFSGLLDIDYKRRSKCTEVLIFQDECWKEDFAESDGAYEMENNSIAESGPADIYLSDTSTTSVLGVESCYMTPGSCHGEEHPDHGTDINQSPLMFIDEEISVYVGAEVEIE, from the exons ATGGCTTCCAGTAAACCAGAAGTACAGTCCATCCTGGAGAGTCTGGTCTCTGTGGCCTCCCGGCATCTGCGAGAGAGAGATCTACAAAATACTCACCATATCATCCGGGAACTTGGACAAGGCGGCTTTGGGTCTGTGCTCATGGTGAAGGAGAAGAAGACAG GTCAAGAAATGGCATTAAAGCTCCTGCATAGGAAGAAGACTGCAGAGTTCTCCTTCCTTATGGAGCTCAGTGTCTCCTTCTTTTTGTCATCCCATCCGAATATTATTAGGATTTATGGCGTTGGATTCAAGACCGGAGAATATTTTGGATACACCCAGGAACTGGCGACACACGGAGATCTTTTTGATCTGATTTCACCTGAT GAAGGACTCCCAGAAGAAGACGTGAAGAGATGCGCCATTCAGATCTCCAGTGCCCTGGACTTTATGGAGGGGAAAGGACTAGTGCATCTGGACATCAAACCAGAAAACATCCTGGTGTTTGAGAAGGACTGCCACCTAATCAAAATTACCGATTTTGGACTTTCGCAGGTCAAGGGATTTACAACCACCAAAAGTTCGGGCACCACATCCTTCATGGCCCCAGAGATGAGGCAAGTTTCCAAACAGAGTCCATTAGTTATAGACTCATCTCTGGACGTCTGGTCCTTTGGTGTTCTTCTGTACATCTTGCTGACTGGGGAAGCTCCATGGCAGTCGGCAGATCCCACTGACCAAGAATTTTGTAATTTTGTTGTGTGGCAGAAGAATTTTGGAAAGATGGACCCACCGTCACTATGGAGGAGACTTCCACCTGGCGTGCTGAGAATGTTCAGCGGTCTTTTAGACATAGACTATAAGAGGAGGAGTAAATGTACTGAGGTTTTGATATTTCAGGATGAATGCTGGAAAGAGGATTTTGCGGAATCTGATGGAGCATATGAAATGGAGAACAATTCCATTGCGGAATCTGGTCCAGCAGACATCTACCTCAGCGATACCTCCACCACATCAGTCCTTGGTGTGGAGTCTTGCTATATGACCCCTGGCAGCTGTCATGGTGAGGAGCATCCAGATCATGGGACGGACATCAATCAATCTCCATTAATGTTCATAGATGAGGAAATATCGGTCTATGTCGGGGCGGAAGTGGAAATTGAATGA